The Lycium ferocissimum isolate CSIRO_LF1 chromosome 10, AGI_CSIRO_Lferr_CH_V1, whole genome shotgun sequence genome window below encodes:
- the LOC132034937 gene encoding probable indole-3-pyruvate monooxygenase YUCCA11 gives MKQETVVLIVGAGPAGIATSACLNLKNIPNIVLERDDSFASLWRKSYDRLKLHFASQFCELPYMSFPPNSPTFMSKNSFLEYLGSYVSHFNVNPLYKRAVEFAFFDNVDCKWHVKAMNVQKNIVENYVARYLVVATGENSEGFIPKIEGLDGFGGKIMHSCEYRNGKSFEDKDVLVVGCGNSGMEIAYDLSNWGARTSIVVRSVVSFLFTI, from the coding sequence atGAAGCAAGAAACAGTTGTGCTCATTGTTGGAGCTGGCCCTGCTGGCATAGCTACTTCTGCTTGTCTAAATCTCAAAAATATACCCAATATAGTTTTAGAAAGAGATGATTCTTTTGCTTCTTTATGGAGAAAGTCTTATGATAGGTTGAAACTTCATTTCGCAAGTCAATTTTGTGAACTTCCTTACATGTCATTTCCTCCAAATTCGCCTACTTTTATGtccaaaaatagttttcttgaaTACTTAGGTAGTTATGTTTCCCATTTTAATGTTAATCCTTTGTATAAACGTGCCGTTGAGTTTGCATTTTTCGATAATGTTGATTGTAAATGGCATGTTAAGGCGATGAACgtccaaaaaaatattgttgAGAATTATGTTGCTAGGTATCTTGTTGTTGCAACTGGTGAAAATAGTGAAGGTTTTATTCCAAAAATAGAAGGATTggatggttttggtggaaaaatcatgcattcttGTGAGTATAGAAATGGCAAGAGTTTTGAGGATAAAGATGTTTTAGTAGTTGGTTGTGGAAATTCAGGTATGGAAATTGCCTATGATTTGTCTAATTGGGGTGCTCGGACCTCCATTGTTGTTCGTAGCGTTGTAAGTTTTCTCTTTACTATTtaa